The following coding sequences are from one Oceanispirochaeta sp. window:
- the arsB gene encoding ACR3 family arsenite efflux transporter → MAENKIGFFARYLSLWVAGCIALGVFIGVLFPQLPQWLGKLEYANVSIPVAILIWLMIYPMMLKVDFKSIVNAGKKPKGLVITLVINWLVKPFTMYIIAYFFLKIIFKSFIPDDLSTEYLAGAILLGAAPCTAMVFVWSSLSDGDPGYTVVQVAVNDLIILVAFAPIVAFLLGVSHVQVPMDTLLFSVVLFVVIPLSAGFISRTVLIKKQGQDWFENDFCKKFEGITEAGLLLTLIIIFSFQGKTIMANPLAILLIAIPLIVQTYFIFFLGFGWSRLWKVPYAVAAPSGMIGASNFFELAVAVAISLFGLSSGATLATVVGVLVEVPVMLSLVKIARASREKFPQTNAF, encoded by the coding sequence ATGGCAGAAAATAAAATAGGATTTTTCGCACGCTATCTTTCCTTGTGGGTCGCCGGATGCATTGCACTGGGAGTATTCATCGGAGTTTTGTTTCCTCAGCTGCCCCAATGGCTTGGAAAGCTGGAATATGCCAATGTTTCGATACCCGTTGCAATTCTTATCTGGCTGATGATCTATCCCATGATGCTCAAAGTAGATTTTAAGAGCATTGTCAATGCTGGTAAAAAACCGAAAGGACTCGTGATTACTCTTGTGATCAACTGGCTGGTTAAACCGTTTACAATGTATATAATCGCCTATTTCTTTTTGAAAATTATTTTCAAATCATTCATTCCTGATGACCTCTCAACTGAGTATCTTGCAGGAGCTATCCTGTTGGGGGCTGCCCCGTGCACCGCCATGGTATTTGTCTGGAGTTCATTGTCTGACGGAGATCCCGGGTATACAGTCGTTCAGGTAGCCGTGAATGACCTGATCATACTTGTGGCCTTTGCTCCCATCGTGGCTTTTCTGCTTGGTGTCAGTCATGTTCAGGTTCCTATGGACACTCTGCTTTTCTCGGTTGTTCTTTTTGTTGTTATTCCCCTGTCGGCAGGATTCATCAGCAGGACTGTACTGATTAAAAAACAGGGACAGGACTGGTTTGAAAATGATTTCTGCAAAAAGTTTGAGGGTATTACTGAAGCAGGTCTATTATTGACTCTGATCATCATCTTTTCCTTTCAGGGAAAAACCATCATGGCCAATCCATTAGCCATTTTACTCATCGCGATACCACTCATTGTGCAGACTTATTTTATCTTCTTTCTCGGATTCGGATGGTCCAGGCTCTGGAAGGTTCCCTATGCGGTTGCAGCACCTTCCGGAATGATTGGAGCTTCCAATTTTTTTGAATTGGCCGTGGCCGTAGCCATCAGCCTCTTCGGTCTGTCCTCCGGCGCCACTCTGGCAACTGTTGTCGGCGTGCTGGTTGAAGTTCCGGTCATGCTCAGCCTTGTCAAAATTGCCAGAGCTTCCAGAGAAAAGTTTCCTCAGACCAATGCTTTTTGA
- a CDS encoding MoxR family ATPase, translating to MENREKKYKMASAVIQNLIDETGKGFLGKPEALELSVLALVSGLHLLIEDVSGVGKTTLIRCLATASGLDTGRIQFTPDLLPGDITGMMIWESAKKEFLYKEGPIHHQFIMADELNRAPARTQSALLEAMQEVSVTVDGVHRLLPEPFFVAAAQNPSWYAGTYNLPESQLDRFGLSMTPGYPVREIESLILGEFKDKKPLDGISAVSSPEEIRDLRILISSVYVEKEVLDFAVDLGRKTRESGIFQTGLSTRGIQHLLRAGQSLAVRQGRSFLIPEDLLSMAKPVMRHRLLLTPEARSKGFSVEQLLPDKLKEVFVPSL from the coding sequence ATGGAGAACCGGGAAAAAAAATACAAGATGGCTTCCGCCGTTATTCAGAATCTTATAGATGAGACAGGAAAGGGATTCCTGGGAAAACCTGAGGCTCTGGAACTATCGGTTCTTGCTCTTGTCTCCGGACTGCATCTTTTAATTGAAGATGTTTCCGGTGTCGGCAAGACCACTCTCATTCGCTGTCTGGCCACCGCATCTGGTCTTGATACGGGAAGAATACAATTCACTCCTGATCTTCTTCCCGGCGATATTACGGGGATGATGATCTGGGAATCCGCTAAAAAGGAATTCCTCTATAAGGAAGGGCCTATTCATCATCAATTTATTATGGCCGATGAATTGAACAGGGCTCCTGCCCGGACTCAGTCCGCCCTGTTGGAGGCCATGCAGGAAGTCTCTGTCACTGTCGATGGAGTTCACAGGCTCTTGCCCGAACCATTTTTTGTGGCGGCGGCTCAGAATCCTTCCTGGTATGCCGGAACCTATAATCTTCCGGAATCGCAACTGGACCGTTTTGGATTGAGCATGACCCCGGGGTATCCCGTAAGGGAAATCGAGTCACTTATTCTGGGCGAATTCAAGGACAAAAAACCTCTGGATGGCATTTCAGCCGTTTCTTCACCAGAGGAAATCAGAGATCTGAGAATCTTAATCTCATCGGTCTATGTCGAAAAAGAAGTACTGGATTTTGCCGTTGATCTGGGAAGAAAGACCCGGGAATCAGGAATCTTTCAAACGGGATTGAGCACCCGGGGAATCCAGCACCTACTCAGGGCCGGGCAGAGTCTGGCTGTCAGGCAGGGGCGTTCCTTTCTTATTCCCGAAGATTTGCTGTCCATGGCAAAACCTGTCATGAGGCATCGTCTGCTTCTGACTCCTGAAGCCAGAAGTAAAGGTTTCTCTGTGGAACAACTCCTTCCGGATAAGCTGAAGGAAGTATTCGTTCCATCCTTATGA